Proteins from a genomic interval of Bradyrhizobium sp. CCGB01:
- a CDS encoding sn-glycerol-3-phosphate import ATP-binding protein UgpC, whose translation MANVTLRNVRKTYTGGFEAIKGVNVDVGDGQFCVLVGPSGCGKSTLLRMVAGLETVTGGEIDIGGRVVNQIEPADRDIAMVFQNYALYPHMSVYNNMAYGLRNRGMAEAEVKTRVEEAARVLELAPMLERKPRQLSGGQRQRVAMGRAIVRQPKVFLFDEPLSNLDAKLRIAMRVEIRKLQRRLNTTSIYVTHDQLEAMTLADVLVVMNGGQVEQVGNPLAIYEKPATTFVASFIGAPPMNLMSTRADEIKSQLGGGATEAGILGIRPEDFVITDQTPAGGVALPLTVEAIERVGAETFVYGTRAQDEQRVAATPGELPPGEVIVRIPGTEAPAIGARIRVAAVRQKLHLFSGDGRKRIEA comes from the coding sequence ATGGCTAACGTCACCCTGCGCAACGTCCGCAAGACCTATACGGGCGGCTTCGAGGCCATCAAGGGCGTCAACGTCGATGTCGGCGACGGCCAGTTCTGCGTGCTGGTCGGCCCCTCCGGCTGCGGCAAGTCCACGCTGCTGCGCATGGTCGCGGGCCTCGAGACCGTCACCGGCGGCGAGATCGACATCGGCGGCCGTGTCGTCAACCAGATCGAGCCCGCCGATCGCGACATCGCGATGGTGTTCCAGAACTACGCGCTCTATCCGCATATGAGCGTCTACAACAACATGGCCTACGGCCTGCGCAACCGTGGCATGGCGGAAGCCGAGGTCAAGACCCGCGTCGAGGAGGCCGCGCGCGTGCTCGAGCTCGCGCCGATGCTGGAGCGCAAGCCGCGCCAGCTCTCCGGCGGCCAGCGCCAGCGCGTCGCCATGGGCCGCGCCATCGTGCGCCAGCCAAAAGTGTTCCTGTTCGACGAGCCACTGTCGAACCTCGATGCCAAGCTGCGCATCGCGATGCGGGTCGAGATCCGCAAATTGCAGCGCCGGCTCAACACGACGTCGATCTACGTCACCCACGACCAGCTCGAGGCGATGACGCTCGCCGACGTCCTGGTGGTGATGAACGGCGGCCAGGTCGAGCAGGTCGGCAATCCGCTCGCGATCTACGAGAAGCCGGCGACGACGTTCGTCGCCTCCTTCATCGGGGCACCGCCGATGAACCTGATGTCGACGCGCGCTGACGAGATCAAGTCGCAGCTCGGTGGCGGCGCGACCGAGGCCGGCATCCTCGGCATCCGCCCGGAGGATTTCGTCATCACCGACCAGACACCGGCCGGTGGCGTCGCACTGCCGCTGACCGTGGAAGCGATCGAGCGCGTCGGCGCCGAAACCTTCGTCTACGGCACGCGGGCCCAGGACGAGCAACGCGTCGCCGCCACCCCCGGCGAGCTGCCGCCCGGCGAAGTCATCGTCCGCATTCCAGGAACCGAGGCCCCCGCGATCGGCGCGAGGATCCGCGTCGCTGCTGTGCGCCAGAAACTGCATCTTTTCAGCGGCGACGGCCGGAAGCGGATCGAGGCCTGA
- a CDS encoding TetR/AcrR family transcriptional regulator, with the protein MARQVTGAARRVADAAEVLRDEKFNARRIELSEAALETLGELGFARTSLREIAQNSAFTHGVFHYYFSDKLDLICCCVRHYKAKCVTRYDDVVATATSRDELTEGFLAKLAATLQTEARMHRLWYDLRSQAMFEAAFRKDVLEIDKSLEAMIWRIASRYAELGGKRPASSPAALYALFDGLFQSALLKHLAGDKTAIPELLDEVRRLLPTVC; encoded by the coding sequence ATGGCGCGGCAGGTGACGGGAGCGGCCCGGCGTGTGGCTGATGCGGCCGAGGTGCTGCGCGACGAGAAGTTCAACGCGCGGCGCATCGAGCTTTCCGAGGCCGCGCTCGAAACGCTTGGAGAGCTCGGCTTCGCACGCACCAGCCTGCGCGAAATCGCGCAGAACTCGGCGTTCACGCACGGCGTGTTCCATTATTATTTCAGCGACAAGCTCGACCTGATCTGCTGCTGCGTCCGCCACTACAAGGCGAAGTGCGTGACGCGATATGACGATGTCGTCGCGACAGCAACGAGCCGCGACGAATTGACGGAGGGTTTCCTCGCCAAGCTCGCAGCAACCCTGCAGACCGAAGCGCGCATGCACCGTCTTTGGTACGATTTGCGCTCGCAGGCGATGTTCGAGGCAGCGTTTCGCAAGGATGTGCTCGAGATCGACAAGAGCCTGGAAGCGATGATCTGGCGTATCGCCTCCCGCTATGCCGAGCTCGGCGGCAAGCGACCAGCGTCGTCGCCGGCTGCGCTCTATGCGCTGTTTGACGGCCTATTCCAGAGTGCGCTGCTCAAGCACCTCGCGGGCGACAAAACGGCGATTCCCGAACTGCTCGACGAAGTCCGGCGCCTGCTGCCAACGGTCTGCTGA
- a CDS encoding DUF1150 domain-containing protein, which yields MSEGHVAFEYEAKNVSPETLATLGEGHIAYVKQIRSEDVPGLFPEAPKIAPGLKLFALHAADGTPIMLTDSREAAVANAWSNELQAVSVH from the coding sequence ATGAGTGAAGGTCACGTTGCGTTCGAATACGAAGCCAAGAACGTCTCTCCGGAGACGCTGGCAACCCTCGGCGAAGGCCATATCGCCTATGTGAAGCAGATCCGCTCCGAGGATGTGCCCGGGCTGTTTCCCGAAGCGCCGAAGATCGCGCCGGGCCTCAAGCTCTTCGCGCTGCACGCCGCCGACGGTACGCCGATCATGCTGACCGACAGCCGCGAAGCCGCTGTCGCGAATGCCTGGAGCAACGAGTTGCAGGCGGTGAGCGTGCACTGA
- a CDS encoding filamentous hemagglutinin N-terminal domain-containing protein, whose amino-acid sequence MTSTLPRIQLAIALSATTMLTPPALAQTLPTGGQVVSGQATISQSGNAMTINQSSDRMIANWQSFSIGTGNSVTFNQPGASSVALNRVVGQDPSQILGNLSANGQVFLINPNGIAIGKSGSVQTGGFVASTLGISNTDFLAGRYNFTGSGGAISNEGNLSGKVVALISPSVSNSGTIAGSTALAAGTDVLLDFNGDGLLSVEVKASTVKTLVENKGLIRADGGLAVLTAKGASDAMKGVVNNSGVVQAASIGSRNGRILLLGDSRYGEVNAGGTLRARSVETSAAKVKLAADLKVDTLGGRWLIDPVNITIDANYAAALQTALASGDVTVTTSGSGTDAGNIAVNAPINWASHILTLRADNTISINAPLTSTGTTGLDGLVLQYAQTNSTGTYSVNAPVNLAAGSLFQTQSGSNAPVTYTVITDLNALQNINTNLAGNYVLGANIDASSTAGWNGGAGFMPIGGAGNTYFSGVFDGLGHVVSNLTINRPTTDGVGLFGYIDNGASLRNVGLEGGSVTGNNSVGGLVGLTGIWVYLGTSSAGGATISNVYNTGNVTGSGAFVGGIVGDTWLTTISNAYATGTVAGYGSVGGLAGRTVATIVSNSYATGNVSAIDQGAGGLVGFNLGTWIGPGQADYAIGTISHSHATGAVSGGVFVGGLLGYSNIGLITDSYATGNVSGTGNSWPVGSAAGGLVGYSTYGQVLRSYATGNVSGIDTVGGLMGANWTGGSISQSYATGNVSGTRQVGGLVGQNYDDPYIEYSYATGTVTGTQIVGGLVGYNFGGTVNWSYATGAVSGTTDVGALIGLISGANITQSYANRDTTGQSSVCGTVFAGSCAGGALLTNAQMRDPFTFINAGYDFVTMWGTSVSGANNGMPVLRVFGDTVYDVYVNVSGSASTTYGTLASLAGLTATGVNANHVTLGWGSAVTTTLGAGSYNLSGPGVVNATSSGGAVYVGSVAVGLTIGNASLTITANASKTYDGVAFSGGNVTYSGLMNGESASVLSGTLNYGGSGQGAVNAGQYTLSISGLSSTNYAITYVDGSLTINKAALTITANDVTRISDGVPFSGGSVAYSGFVNGEATSVLSGTLLFGGSAQGARNPGVYGITASGLTSGNYDITYVGGRLAIISRDAGGCSLGAGGNAVCGATPPDPAAPLGLNDQAPIEVVLPQSTPVAVQSLYLVTASTPDVRR is encoded by the coding sequence ATGACATCGACCCTGCCGCGAATCCAGCTCGCAATCGCGCTGTCCGCGACCACGATGTTGACGCCGCCAGCGCTGGCGCAGACCCTGCCGACCGGCGGTCAGGTCGTATCGGGGCAGGCCACGATCAGCCAGTCCGGCAATGCCATGACCATCAACCAGTCGAGCGACCGGATGATCGCCAATTGGCAGAGTTTTTCGATCGGCACCGGCAACTCCGTGACCTTCAATCAGCCCGGCGCGTCCTCGGTCGCGCTGAACCGCGTCGTCGGGCAGGATCCGTCGCAAATCCTCGGCAATCTCAGCGCCAACGGGCAGGTGTTCCTGATCAACCCGAACGGCATTGCCATCGGCAAATCCGGCAGCGTGCAGACCGGCGGCTTCGTCGCCTCCACCCTCGGCATCAGCAACACGGATTTCTTGGCCGGCCGCTACAATTTCACCGGCAGCGGCGGTGCGATCAGCAATGAAGGCAACCTTTCCGGCAAGGTGGTGGCGCTGATCTCGCCGAGCGTCAGCAATTCCGGCACCATCGCCGGCAGCACGGCGCTCGCGGCCGGCACCGACGTGCTGCTCGACTTCAATGGTGACGGCCTGCTCTCGGTCGAGGTCAAGGCCTCGACCGTCAAGACCCTGGTCGAGAACAAGGGGCTGATCCGCGCCGATGGCGGGCTTGCCGTTCTCACGGCCAAAGGTGCCAGCGATGCCATGAAGGGCGTCGTCAACAATTCAGGCGTGGTGCAGGCCGCGAGCATCGGCAGCAGGAACGGCCGCATCCTCCTGCTCGGCGACTCCAGGTACGGCGAGGTCAATGCCGGCGGCACGCTGCGCGCGCGCTCCGTCGAGACATCCGCCGCCAAGGTCAAGCTCGCCGCCGATCTGAAGGTCGACACGCTGGGCGGACGCTGGCTGATCGATCCCGTCAACATCACCATCGACGCCAATTACGCGGCGGCCCTGCAGACCGCGCTGGCGAGCGGCGACGTGACGGTGACCACCTCGGGCAGCGGCACGGATGCGGGCAACATCGCGGTCAACGCGCCGATCAATTGGGCATCGCACATCCTCACGCTTCGCGCCGACAACACCATCAGCATCAATGCGCCGCTGACCTCGACCGGCACGACCGGCCTCGACGGCCTCGTGCTGCAATATGCGCAGACCAATTCGACCGGCACCTACAGCGTCAATGCGCCGGTCAATCTCGCGGCCGGAAGCCTGTTCCAGACCCAGAGCGGCAGCAATGCGCCGGTCACTTACACGGTCATCACCGATCTCAACGCCTTGCAGAACATCAATACGAATCTTGCCGGCAACTACGTGCTGGGCGCGAACATCGACGCCAGCAGCACGGCGGGCTGGAACGGCGGCGCGGGCTTCATGCCGATCGGAGGCGCCGGCAACACCTATTTCAGCGGCGTTTTCGACGGGCTTGGCCATGTCGTCAGCAATCTGACCATCAACCGGCCCACTACCGACGGTGTCGGTCTGTTCGGCTACATCGACAATGGTGCGAGCCTCCGCAATGTCGGATTGGAAGGCGGCAGCGTAACGGGTAACAATTCCGTCGGTGGCCTGGTCGGATTGACCGGCATCTGGGTTTACCTCGGCACGAGCAGCGCCGGTGGCGCCACCATCAGCAACGTTTACAACACGGGCAATGTGACCGGCAGCGGCGCCTTCGTCGGCGGAATAGTGGGCGACACCTGGCTCACCACGATCAGCAACGCATATGCAACCGGCACGGTTGCGGGCTATGGCTCCGTCGGCGGGCTCGCGGGGCGCACGGTCGCCACGATCGTCTCCAACTCATACGCCACCGGCAATGTGTCCGCCATCGACCAGGGTGCCGGCGGACTGGTTGGGTTCAATCTCGGAACGTGGATCGGACCAGGTCAGGCGGATTATGCGATTGGGACGATTAGCCACTCCCACGCCACCGGTGCAGTGTCCGGCGGCGTCTTTGTCGGTGGACTGCTGGGGTACAGCAACATTGGTCTCATCACCGACAGCTACGCCACCGGCAATGTGTCGGGCACAGGTAACAGTTGGCCCGTAGGCTCAGCTGCCGGCGGGCTGGTGGGATACAGCACGTACGGTCAGGTGCTGCGATCCTATGCCACGGGGAATGTCTCCGGCATCGACACGGTCGGCGGGCTAATGGGGGCGAACTGGACCGGCGGCTCGATAAGTCAATCCTATGCCACCGGCAACGTGTCGGGGACGCGTCAAGTTGGAGGACTGGTGGGGCAAAACTACGACGACCCCTATATAGAATATTCTTACGCCACGGGTACGGTCACGGGAACGCAGATCGTCGGCGGACTGGTCGGATACAATTTCGGCGGTACGGTGAACTGGAGTTACGCCACGGGCGCGGTATCCGGGACCACCGATGTTGGCGCGCTGATAGGGCTCATCTCGGGTGCTAACATCACGCAGAGCTATGCAAACCGCGACACCACGGGGCAGAGCTCCGTATGCGGCACGGTTTTCGCGGGCTCCTGCGCGGGCGGCGCTCTCCTCACCAACGCGCAGATGCGCGATCCCTTCACGTTCATCAACGCGGGCTACGATTTTGTCACCATGTGGGGCACGTCCGTCAGCGGCGCCAACAACGGCATGCCGGTGCTGCGGGTGTTCGGCGACACGGTCTACGATGTCTATGTGAATGTGTCGGGTTCGGCGAGCACCACCTATGGCACGTTGGCCTCGCTCGCTGGATTGACCGCGACCGGTGTGAACGCGAACCACGTCACGCTCGGCTGGGGCAGCGCGGTGACCACCACGCTGGGGGCGGGGAGCTACAATCTGAGCGGTCCCGGCGTTGTGAACGCGACCAGCTCCGGCGGTGCCGTCTATGTCGGATCCGTCGCGGTCGGTCTCACCATCGGCAACGCATCGCTCACCATCACCGCAAATGCCTCCAAGACCTATGACGGTGTGGCGTTCTCCGGCGGCAACGTCACTTATTCCGGGCTCATGAATGGAGAGAGTGCGTCGGTTCTCTCCGGCACGCTCAACTATGGTGGCAGCGGGCAGGGCGCGGTGAATGCAGGGCAGTACACCCTGAGCATCTCCGGCCTCTCCTCGACCAACTACGCCATCACCTATGTCGACGGCTCGCTGACCATCAACAAGGCGGCACTCACCATCACAGCGAACGACGTCACCAGGATTTCCGACGGCGTTCCGTTCTCCGGCGGCAGCGTGGCCTATTCCGGCTTCGTCAACGGCGAGGCGACGTCCGTGCTATCAGGCACGCTCCTCTTTGGCGGCTCGGCCCAGGGTGCGCGCAATCCCGGGGTCTATGGCATCACCGCCTCGGGCCTGACGTCTGGGAACTACGACATCACCTATGTCGGCGGCCGGCTCGCGATCATTTCGCGGGATGCGGGCGGCTGCTCGCTCGGGGCTGGCGGCAACGCGGTCTGCGGCGCCACGCCACCTGATCCTGCCGCGCCCCTCGGGCTGAACGACCAGGCGCCGATCGAGGTCGTGCTGCCTCAGAGCACCCCCGTAGCGGTACAATCGCTGTATCTCGTGACAGCATCGACGCCCGACGTCCGAAGGTGA
- a CDS encoding SDR family NAD(P)-dependent oxidoreductase: MSAKSLAGRKALVTGGARGIGAAIAQALARAGASIMIADILEETGRASAAAIAKEDVATGFVQLDVTDDAQWERAVANTVATLGGYDILINNAGIEITSLISEVKAEDARRMCDVNIVGTVLGMKHAFRAMRPGGPAGKGGAVVNIASVAATIAFPSIAVYSGTKSAVDRMTRVGAMEAGKLGFGVRVNCIYPGLIPTDMGMQLANDIVKVGLAADVNAAVGSVVEQTPLGRLAEVTDIGDAAVFLCSNEARFITGIGLPVDGGMGM, from the coding sequence ATGAGTGCCAAGAGCCTTGCAGGCAGGAAAGCCCTGGTCACCGGCGGTGCCCGCGGAATCGGCGCGGCCATCGCGCAGGCGTTGGCGCGAGCCGGCGCCTCGATCATGATCGCCGACATCCTGGAGGAGACCGGCCGCGCCAGCGCAGCCGCAATCGCGAAGGAAGATGTCGCGACGGGCTTCGTCCAGCTCGACGTCACCGACGACGCTCAATGGGAGCGGGCGGTTGCCAATACCGTCGCAACCCTCGGCGGCTACGACATCCTGATCAACAATGCCGGCATCGAGATCACCTCGCTGATCTCCGAGGTCAAGGCCGAGGACGCGCGGCGGATGTGCGACGTCAATATCGTCGGCACCGTGCTCGGCATGAAGCACGCCTTCCGTGCGATGCGCCCGGGCGGGCCGGCCGGCAAGGGCGGCGCCGTCGTCAACATCGCCTCGGTTGCGGCAACGATCGCCTTCCCGAGCATCGCGGTCTATTCGGGCACCAAATCCGCGGTTGACCGCATGACGCGGGTCGGAGCGATGGAAGCCGGCAAGCTCGGTTTCGGCGTGCGCGTAAACTGCATCTATCCGGGGCTGATCCCGACCGACATGGGCATGCAGCTCGCCAACGACATCGTCAAGGTCGGGCTCGCGGCTGACGTCAACGCCGCAGTCGGCTCGGTGGTGGAGCAAACCCCGCTCGGCCGTCTCGCCGAGGTCACGGACATCGGCGATGCCGCGGTGTTCCTGTGCTCGAACGAGGCGCGCTTCATCACCGGCATCGGACTGCCGGTCGATGGCGGCATGGGCATGTAA
- a CDS encoding AMP-binding protein, with protein sequence MRFIDYLDKGASLGADAPCLTMDGRDLSYREVQLLSYRVARGLARSGIAAGEKVAILSGNDPVAFACVFGISRAGAVWCPINPRNEAAENRLILDQFDCSLLLFHSSFAPMVEAVRAELPKLRALVCLDAALPFAPSFDSWLAGFADDHYQRETIDDLAMIPGTGGTTGKPKGVMLSGRNIEAMTALTLMGYPFKGRPIYLALAPLTHAAGVLCFPIMALGGRIVIMHHPDIAEFLDLIERYRVTHTFLPPTVIYMLLDHPKLDSAKLGSLQCFWYGAAPISAARLAEALQRIGPMAQLFGQTEAPMMISMMAPGEHYNADGTIAMERLASAGRISPLVQAGIMDGDGNLLPSGARGEIVVRGSLVMEGYYKNPEATAEASAHGWHHTGDIGYIDDDGYLYIVDRAKDMIITGGFNVYSIEVENALRAHEAVQDCAVIGLADEKWGERIVAVVQPRAGQSVDATALAAFVKQRIGSVKTPKQIEVWDDLPRSKVGKVLKPDIRARLAGRSGD encoded by the coding sequence ATGCGCTTCATCGATTACCTCGACAAAGGTGCCTCGCTCGGCGCCGACGCGCCGTGCCTCACCATGGATGGACGCGACCTCAGCTATCGCGAGGTGCAGTTGCTGAGCTACCGCGTCGCGCGCGGGCTCGCGCGATCGGGGATTGCTGCCGGCGAGAAGGTCGCAATCCTTTCCGGCAACGATCCGGTCGCGTTTGCTTGCGTGTTCGGCATTTCCCGCGCCGGTGCGGTCTGGTGCCCGATCAATCCGCGAAACGAGGCGGCCGAAAATCGGCTCATCCTCGACCAATTCGACTGCAGCCTGCTGCTATTTCATTCGAGCTTCGCGCCAATGGTCGAGGCGGTGCGTGCAGAGCTGCCGAAGCTGCGCGCCCTCGTCTGCCTCGATGCCGCGTTACCCTTTGCGCCCTCGTTCGACAGCTGGCTCGCCGGCTTTGCCGATGACCACTACCAGCGCGAGACGATCGACGATCTCGCGATGATCCCGGGCACCGGCGGCACCACCGGCAAGCCGAAAGGGGTCATGCTGTCGGGCCGCAATATCGAGGCCATGACGGCACTGACGCTGATGGGCTATCCCTTCAAGGGACGTCCGATCTATCTCGCGCTCGCGCCGCTGACCCACGCGGCCGGCGTGCTGTGTTTCCCGATCATGGCGCTCGGCGGCCGCATCGTGATCATGCATCACCCCGACATCGCCGAATTTCTCGATCTGATCGAGCGCTATCGCGTCACGCACACCTTCCTGCCGCCGACCGTGATCTACATGCTGCTCGATCATCCGAAGCTCGACTCCGCGAAGCTCGGGTCCCTGCAATGCTTCTGGTACGGCGCGGCGCCGATCTCGGCCGCGCGGCTTGCGGAGGCGCTCCAGCGTATCGGGCCGATGGCGCAGCTGTTCGGTCAGACCGAGGCGCCGATGATGATCTCGATGATGGCACCTGGCGAGCATTACAATGCCGACGGCACGATCGCGATGGAGCGTCTCGCCTCGGCGGGGCGGATTAGCCCGCTGGTGCAGGCCGGCATCATGGATGGCGACGGCAATCTGCTGCCATCAGGCGCCCGCGGCGAGATCGTAGTCCGCGGTTCGCTGGTGATGGAGGGCTATTACAAAAATCCCGAGGCTACGGCGGAGGCCTCCGCGCATGGCTGGCACCACACCGGCGACATCGGCTATATCGACGACGACGGCTACCTCTATATCGTCGATCGCGCCAAGGACATGATCATCACCGGCGGGTTCAACGTCTACTCGATCGAGGTCGAGAACGCGCTGCGGGCGCATGAGGCGGTGCAGGATTGCGCCGTGATCGGGCTGGCGGACGAGAAATGGGGTGAGCGGATCGTCGCCGTGGTGCAGCCCCGCGCCGGCCAAAGCGTCGATGCGACGGCGCTGGCGGCCTTCGTCAAGCAGCGGATCGGCAGCGTCAAGACACCGAAGCAGATCGAAGTCTGGGATGACCTGCCGCGCTCCAAAGTGGGCAAGGTGCTGAAGCCGGACATCCGCGCGCGGCTGGCAGGTCGCTCAGGCGACTAG
- a CDS encoding DUF5938 domain-containing protein: MSKKPVIVYGASGYTGRLVCEYLREYNIPFIAAGRSEEKLNAAMKSNVAGIETADYEVVTVPHTAAALTELFKGASVVLNTVGPFAKFGTEVVQACLASRCHYTDTTGEQDWLITLEQEFGTKFANAGLLLAPGIAQMYTTGEIAAQLCLETPGLDTLDIAVFWGGSPTIASTQTILVNAAMAKAYYLEQNKYVEHQPDAGLYNLAIPGQHELALALPWGGTSHPVWFKRDPRVANVKVLGGVFNRALMLGVPQIVAAALEATKDMNPDDRYAALAQTAAGVMNTMPPRENPRVNKSMDSVHASGPLGRAHCIIYGNSNYKQTGLLQAYAAAHLLQQPPKRVGFASGCQAFGHHELLGQLRSFGLVSKPVLTVND; this comes from the coding sequence ATGAGCAAGAAGCCCGTCATCGTCTACGGCGCATCCGGCTACACCGGCCGGCTGGTCTGCGAATACTTACGCGAATACAACATCCCCTTCATCGCCGCCGGGCGCAGCGAAGAGAAGCTCAACGCCGCGATGAAGTCGAACGTCGCCGGCATCGAGACCGCCGACTACGAGGTGGTGACGGTGCCGCACACCGCGGCCGCGCTGACTGAATTGTTCAAGGGCGCCTCGGTGGTGCTCAACACCGTGGGCCCCTTCGCCAAGTTCGGCACTGAGGTGGTGCAGGCTTGCCTCGCTTCCAGATGCCATTACACCGACACCACCGGCGAGCAGGACTGGCTGATCACGCTCGAGCAGGAGTTCGGCACGAAGTTCGCCAATGCCGGGCTGCTGTTGGCGCCAGGCATCGCGCAGATGTACACCACCGGCGAGATCGCCGCGCAGCTGTGCCTGGAGACACCAGGCCTCGACACGCTGGACATTGCCGTGTTCTGGGGTGGCAGCCCGACCATCGCATCGACGCAGACCATCCTGGTCAACGCGGCGATGGCCAAGGCCTACTATTTGGAGCAGAACAAATATGTCGAGCATCAGCCCGATGCCGGCCTCTACAACCTCGCCATCCCCGGTCAGCACGAGCTGGCGCTGGCGTTGCCCTGGGGTGGCACCTCGCACCCGGTGTGGTTCAAGCGCGATCCGCGCGTGGCCAACGTGAAGGTGCTGGGCGGTGTGTTCAATCGCGCGCTGATGCTGGGCGTGCCGCAGATCGTCGCGGCCGCGCTGGAGGCGACCAAGGACATGAATCCCGACGACCGCTACGCCGCATTGGCGCAGACCGCCGCCGGTGTGATGAACACCATGCCGCCGCGCGAGAACCCGCGCGTCAACAAGTCGATGGATTCGGTGCATGCCTCCGGCCCGTTGGGGCGCGCGCACTGCATCATCTACGGCAACAGCAACTACAAGCAGACCGGCTTGCTGCAGGCTTATGCCGCGGCGCACCTGCTGCAGCAGCCGCCGAAGCGCGTGGGGTTCGCCTCCGGCTGCCAGGCGTTCGGCCATCACGAGCTGCTCGGGCAGTTGCGCAGCTTCGGGCTCGTCAGCAAGCCGGTTCTGACCGTGAACGATTAA
- a CDS encoding Hsp20 family protein, translating to MSRVPTLSSPFLLGFDEIERVLDRVVKGADGYPPYNIERCERSDGQPERLRITLAVAGFTRDQLDVTIEENQLVIRGRQQDDKSRQYIHRGIAARHFQRTFVLAEGMLVLGADLRNGLLSVDLARPEPERIVKTIAINEHE from the coding sequence ATGTCTCGTGTTCCAACGCTTTCCAGTCCGTTCCTTCTGGGTTTCGACGAGATCGAGCGCGTGCTCGACCGCGTCGTCAAAGGCGCCGACGGTTACCCTCCCTACAATATCGAGAGGTGTGAACGGTCGGACGGCCAGCCCGAGCGCCTTCGCATCACGCTGGCGGTCGCCGGATTCACCCGCGACCAACTCGATGTAACCATTGAGGAAAACCAGCTCGTGATCCGCGGGCGGCAGCAGGACGACAAGTCCCGGCAATACATCCATCGCGGCATCGCCGCGCGCCACTTCCAGCGCACGTTCGTGCTGGCGGAGGGGATGCTGGTGCTGGGTGCGGATCTCAGGAACGGGCTGTTGTCCGTCGATCTCGCCCGGCCTGAACCGGAGAGGATCGTTAAGACAATCGCTATCAATGAGCACGAATAA